The genome window tactttttttttttttttttttgagacagagtctcgctgtcacccaggctagagcacactGGCATAAACTCGGATcactgcagcccccgcctcccaggttcaagggattctcctgcctcagcctctcgagtaactgggattacaagtgcccgccaccacacctggctaatttttatatgcttagtagagacgggctttggccatgttgaccaggctggtcttgaactcctgacctcaggtggtctgcctgccttggcctctcaaagtgctgggattacaggcgtgagccaccacacttggtctgactggcatttttaaaagatcattctagTAGCACCACAGAGAACGGATTGGAAGGGAGCAAAAGTAAAAGTGCAAGGGGCCTGCCTAGGGATGCTATTGCTGTTTAGAGGCAGAAAATCAAGGTAGTCTGGACTAGGAGAGGGGTGCTACAAATAGtgagaaatggaacaaaataagatACCTGAGTAGGAAGAGGGATTAAGAGGAAATGGACCCAAGCAATCTTAcagaggtgatagatatgttctAAAACTGTATTGTAGTGAGAGCAACttactaaaattattaaaaatattttaaaggtgtAGTTTATAATATGTTAAGTATACTCCAATACTTTATTGGGTTTTAAGGACTATGTGATGGATTGGATGTACATGCACTCCTAATGGGTGTCTAGGAAAAGAAATTGGTTCCAAATTCAGCTCCAACTCAAGTATCATTCACCTAGTAATTTTAATCAACTGTTGAAGTAAGGTGGAAATGTCTATTGCTATTACCTTAAGCTGATCAAGACTAGTTATCATTCCTTCAGGAACACTCTGCTGCCATACTTCTTGAAACTCAGCGAGATTGAATTTCACTGCATTCTGAAGTAGCATTTGTGCTGTTGCTCTGCATATTTTATCAGCATCCAACTCAAAATAAACTTCGCCTAAGGAAAAGGTATCAGATAGTTTCAAATTATCATCTTATAATTAAATACTATactaacatttcctttttttactgCAGTTTCTTGAAAGGAATTATACACCTAAACTCACTTCCACAACCCTGTAGttcgtttttttttgtttttttgtttttttgtttttgagatagagtctcactctatctatcacgccaatgcactccagcctgggtgtgatctcggctcactacaacctccacctcctgggttcaagtgattatcctgtcccagcctcccaagaagctgggattacaggtgtgtgccaccacgcctggctaattttttttatttttagtagagatgggttttcaccatgttggccaggcttgtctcgaacttctcacacctcaggtgatctgcccaccttggccttccaaagtgctgggattacaggcgtgagccactgtgccggcctttttttttttttttttttttgagaaggtctcactctgtcgcccaggccagagagcagtggcacaatcaaggctcactgtagcctcgaccttcccaggctcaggtgatcctcccacctcagattcctgagtagctgggactacaggcctgtgctgccacacccagctaatttttgtatttttttgtggagacagcgTTTTATCATGTTCTCCAAGCTGGtgtcgaaatcctgggctcaagtgatccacccacctcagcctcccaaagtgctgggattataggtgtgagccactgcacccagccagagttCTTATTTTTAACACCAACAGGTTTTAGAAAGGTATGCCAGTTTTAACATATAAGAGTTAAATGAGAATATTTTCCAAATCTTACCTTCATCTACATATTTCTTCCCATAACATTTAAGACAGTGTTCTATCATTTccctgaaaaatttaaaacacccaTTTGAAAAGTTATAAGTATTTTTATGCACTATATTTTAACTCCACTGCCAActcaaaattaagaaagaaatttgatATTTCAAATACTAAGTGATTTTGgttgccaaataatattttatttaaagtaggAACTAAAATATACTGAGtagctactatgtgccaggccccatGCTAAACATTTTAACATCAATTATGTAagcatacatttattattataaaatagctCAAACATATTATTTccttactttatttattattatttatttttatttattttttttgagagtgcagtagtacgatctcggctcactgcaacctccacttctggagttcaagcaattatcctgcctcggcctcccaagcagctgggactacaggcaagcaccagcacgcccagctaatttttgtattttttagtagagactgggtgtcacgatgttggccaggacagtctcgatctcccgacctcgtgatccacccaccttgtccttccaaagtgctggaattacaggcataagccactgcgcctggcctatttctttatatttttatggccaaaaacaaacaagataatGCATATGTATTCACCTCAGTGACCAAAATTCCCAAATCTTCTTTGGttgtaattttaaacatttctcaaagaTATCAAAATATAACTATTGTAGTTTATGCCCTGGGTTTAATTCCAATCTATAAAAGAACTCCCTTCCCCTTAAGGAAATCTGGATAgacaagaaattaaaatacttacTCTGGCTCCAATGGTCCAAGTTCCTGAAGGCATGTATTCAAAGGAACTTTGCTAAAAGACCATGATTCAGAATCCACAAGCTGAGTTACATGATTCAGAAGTTTCATCTCATAATCAAATTCAAGAATCCTCCAATAACCTACAAATCGCATAAGTTATATTTaccaaagaacttttttttttaaggcagggtctcaactctgtcacccaagctggagtacagtagcgtgatctcagctcattacaacctccgcctcctgagttcaagcaattctcccacctcaacctccgaagtagctgggactacaggcatgcactatcatgcctggctaatttttgtatttttagtacaaacaggggtctaccatgttggccaggctggtcttgaactttcgACCTCACATGagcagcccacctcggcctcccaaaatgctgggattacaggcatgagccactgtgcctggcccaaagaaCATTTTATGTAAACTAGCTAATAGATTGATAAAGTCACAGCATACTCTTGCCTACTGCAAAAATGAGACAAtaggctgggtgtgctggctcactcctgtaatcccagcactttgggatcctgaggccaggagtttgagaccagcctggccaacacagtgaaaccccatctctattaaaaatacaaaaacttagctgggcacggtgacacacacctataatcccagctgctcaggaggctgaggtatgagaattgcttgaacctgggaggccaaggttgcagtgagccacgattacaccactgcactccagcctgggcaatggtgagactgtctcaaaaaaaaaaaaaaactattcactTTCTGTAAACAGTGCTTCTTCTTAAGCTTTTCTCCCAATCATTTTAAATTGTATCTTCAGGGAGATCAAGTTGTTTTTCAAGAGTACTTTACATATGACTAGCTTTTCTCAagtgctttctttcttcttttttttttttttttttttttttccttagagatggggtcttactcttgcccaagctggtcttaaactcctgtgctcaaatgatcctcctgcctcagcctacagagtagctgggatattAAAGGCACATAGCATGGCACCCTTCTCTCCAGTGCTTTGACATTCAACTATCTCACAATAATCTTGTCATTCTAAACAGAAATTAGGAAATCTGCAGTTGGTACAGTCATTTCATTAGAGTATCATACAAATGAGGTAAAGGTCATAGGTTCACTATTCATGATCATCTCTGCTGTGCTGGACTACCATGGTTATAACTCTCATCACAGCTATCTTGCAGAGGCATTTCTATACTCATAACGAAGTCCAGCTCACCAAAGAGATGATAGACTCTGAGGTACAAGGTGGATGAGGGCCAAGTTAAGGGCTGGGCATCATAAAGATCCCTTTCCTATTCCTGTGAGAGATTATGacatgccattttatttatttattatttatttgtgatggagtctcactctgttgcccagcgtggagtgtagtggcatgatctcagctcactgcaacctccacctcccgggttcaagtgattctcctgccttagcctcctgagtagctgggactataggcatgcgccaacatgcccagccaagttttttgtatttttactagacagggttttgccatgttggccaggctggtctcgaattcctgacctcaggtggtccacttgcctcggcctcaaaagggctgggactacaggcatgagccactatgcctggccatgAAATGCCATTTTATAACTGATGGCAGGACCACCAccccagagaaagaaaagtatacaTCCACCATTTCTAAGGGAGAATGTTTCTAGTCTTACTCTGAAAACATAAaggcaacatttaaaaaatggattgtGTGATGTAAAACTGAGGAAGAAAGCGAGAAGTAATCTACGCATCCCCCTACAGAAATTGTATCCATCCCCATGCTGTTAATAATGCAAAGGGCTGCATTAAAATGCATAGTTTCatctgccttttttttaaaaaaaaaaaaagaaaagaaaagctttaggaccgggcaccatggctcacacctgtaattccagcacgttggaaggccaaggcaggaggattacctgaagtgaggggttcaagaccagcctggccaacatggcaaaaccccatctctaccaaaaacacaaaaattagctggatgtggtggcacgtgcctgtaaccccagctactcaggaggttgaggcatgagaatcacttgaacccacgaggcggaggctgcagtgagccgagatcacgccactttactccagcctgggtgacagagtgagactccatccaaaaaaaaaaaaaaattaattttgctagTTCAAGGACCTGGGTTATATGCCATATGCTGTCACTAACTCCACATGTACCCTGGACAAGTTAGTTGCCCTTCCTAGGCCTTAGTTTCCTtaccatttataaaaaataaaagattagacTATTTGATGTCTaaggactttatttatttatttatttgacggagtttcactctttcacccaggctggagggcagtgatacGATCTCcactcattacaacctccgccttccagtttcaagggattctcctgcctcagcctcccgagtagctgggattacaggcgcccaccaacacgcctggttaatttttgtatttttagtagagatggagtttcaccatgttggctaggctggtctcgaactcctgaccttgtgatcggccagcctcggcctcccaaagtgctgggattacaggtttgagccaccgcgcccagcctggaccTTTCTTAATCAAACATGGTTCTTCCTTTACCatttaattcaaaaaaattgGAAGGAGTCAAAGTGTGATTAAAGTCACTGGTAGCAGACTGACCTCATGTAAAGATGATCACATGTAGTCTCTATCCCACAAcgagaaagacaaatattaccatcttttctttttttagacagagtttcactctgatGCCCAAGCTAaagtacagtggtaccatctcagctctctgcaacctttgcctcccaggttcaagcaactctcgtgcctcagcctcccaagtagctggaattacaggcatgcaccaccacacccagctaattttgtattttcatggagacagggtttcaccacgttggccaggctggtctcaaactcctggcctcaagtgatccacccgcctcagcttcccaaagtgctaggattacaggcgtaagccactgcgcccggcccaaatgaCACCATCCTTAAAcccaaaagaatattaaataaactATATGCAGTAGGGTGAAGATGTCCAAAAACTTCTCTCCCTTATGATGGCCAATGTCATCATTGTTATAATAGTAGTAAGTAACACTACCTCCAATCTCACAGGCATTTAGAACTTGTAATTGGGTCATTATTTCTTCCTCACTTGCCTGAATTTGATCAAGCAAATCTTCAGTCGTatactgcaaaaagaaaaaaatattttaagacctttgaagaatatttttagatttcttgCTGAATATTGGGgaataaatacatgaacagaTTAAGGCAATATTTATGCAGTAGCtcagtttcttttcttaatgTATAATGATTTctacacaaaatcaatgtatatcTTAGAAAACAAAGAGGTAAATCTTCATGACACTGGATTTGGTGATGGCTTGTTAAATGACACCAAAAaccaagcaacaaaagaaaaagtagatcaACTGAACATCACCGAAATAATAAACTTTTGTACTTCAAAACATTATCaccacaaaaggacaaatactgtatgattccccTTATCTGAGGTATTAAAAGCAgtgaaattcatagagacaggaagtagaatggtggttgccaggggctgaggggacgCAGAAACAGGAGTTATTGTTTAACAAGCACAGAGTTGcagtttgagaaaatgaaaaagttatagAGATGGATGGTGCTAAAGACTGCATACCACTATGAATGTACTTTATgctactgaactgtatactttaaaatggtaaattttattttttctttctttttttttttgagatggagttttgctcttgttgcccaggctggagtggaatggcacgatctcagctcactgcaacctgcacctcccaggttcaagtgattctcctgcctcagcctcccgagtagctgggattataggcgtgcgccaccacgcctggcaaattttgtatttttagtagagacggggtttctacatgttggtcaggctggtctcgaactgccggcctcaggtgatctgcctgccttggtcccccaaagtgctgggactacaggcgtgaaccaccccgcccggcctcttttttttttttaaatacaaggtctcatgctgtcaccaggctggactgcagtggtgtgatcatggctcacttgcagccccaacctcctaggctcaggtgattctctcacctcatcctgggactagaggtatgcaactatgcccagctaatttttaaattttttgtagagacaggttcttgctgtgttgcccagaatggtcccaaactcctgggctcaagcaatactcccaccctggcctcctaaattgctgggattacaggtgtgaaccactgcccccaaccccaaaaatgttaaattttatgttatgtatattttactgcaataaaaaaaagcaagaaagtcaAAAGACagcccacaaaatgggagaaaatatttgcgaatAATATAtcaaaggactagtatctagaCTATCTAAAGAATTTGcttacaactcagtaataaaaagacaaataactaaAAATCAGGCAAAGAaactgaataggcatttctccaaagatatacaaatcGTCAATAAGCCCGTGAGGTGTTCAACATCAATGGAAACTAGTGCAGCCACtctggaagacagtatggcagcTTGAAAGCTTATACAGAGTCACCACATGACCcatcaattccactcctaggtacatacccaagaaaaatgaaaacataggtccacataaaaacttgtacatgaatgttcacaaaagcattattcataataaccaagaaGTAGAAGTTACACAAATGTCTATTAGCTgacaagtgaatgaataaaatatgggTATGTCCATAAAATGAGATATTATTCagcaagaaaaggaataaaacactgcagccgggcgtggtggctcatgcctgttatcccaccactttgggaggctgaggcgggcagatcacctgaggtcaggagtcccaagactagcctggccaacatggtgaaacctcatctctactaaaagtaaaaaattagctgggcatggtggcgtgcacctgtaatcccagctattcggaaggctgaggcaggaaaatcacttgaacccaggagatggaggttgcagtgagccaagattgtgccattgcactccagcctggacaagaagagcaaaactccacctgcaaacaaaacaaaacaaaacaaaacaaaacactgatacatgctacaacataaatgaaccttgaaatgattaggctaagtgaaagaagccggtcagaaaaggccacatattatatgattccatttatatgaaatgtccagaataggcataTATATAGACAAAGTTTATTAGTGGTAGCCTAGAGctaaggggaaaggggaaagaagaaagtgGTACTGGAAGGTGACAGCTAAAGGCtacagggtttctttctggggttataaaaatgttctaaacgtgatggtggtaatggtttcacaactctgtgaatgtactaaaaagtattcaattgcacactttaaaattGGTGAATTGtttggtatgtgaattatatatctcaataaagctgttaccaaaaaaagttttagaaagagCCCATTGGAAAAAAAGGGAACTTCTAGTATAAACATGGTCTTCATATACCAGCAGAATTctgtcatttttactttaaaaactttaaaactggccgggcgcagtggctcacgcctgtaatcccagcactttgggaggccgaggcgggcggatcacgaggtcaggagatggagaccatcctggcgaacacggtgaaaccccatctctaccgaaaatacaaaaaaattagccgggcgtgatggcgggcgcctgtagtcccagctacacgggaggctgaggcaggagaatggcctaaacccgggaggcggagcttgcagtgagccgagatcgcaccactgcactccagcctgggcaacaaagcaagactcggtctcaaaaaaaaaaaaaaaaaaaaaaaaaaacactttaaaactgttttttactttgtttatatttttccatactTTCAGGAATTAGTTAATTTTGACACTGGAGTAAGAATATCTTCCATTATGCCCCTCTCAAGAGCATCTagtcatatttttaattaaataaaaaaattttttacctCTAAAAAACTATTATTTCAAAGTTAAGAATATGAGAAGCTTTTAGCTATATAAATGGCATTATGATATATAGGATCTGCCTTAAAATactctagaaaaattaaaaagatagaagGATAGAAAGGGGATAGAAGAAACAAGACTGACAGGACATTAATTGTTCAAGTGAATGATGAATATATGGGGGTCATTATACTACTCTTGTCTGTTTTGGGGTATGCTTgaaattttgtaactttttttaacACAAGCATTTAACAGCtatataacataaattttaaaaagaatgtgacCATTGAGTGCCTCTGATTATAGTTGTtaaattccaaataaaaaaagtgaaaataagagTCTTACTTTTGAGCTATTTGAATCCTTCTCTTTTTGACTGTCAGGTCCTTCATACGGATTTTCCATCAAAAGTTTCTTTAGCTTCTTTAACTTAGGTCTACATCTTCTTAATTCCCAATAATTATTAGAAAAACCAAAGATCTGGAAATTGTAATATATCATAACCTTTTAGGGGCCATTCTAAAGgaaaatttcatataaaattcCAACTTATTAATCTGCCCCCTCAACAAGTACTGAGAAAAGGAAGCTCCAAGGTATTCTGCTTTGTATCAGGAAGGTATTTTTCCAGCCATCTTGACTAGATGGATGGGCATCCTCAAGACCATCTTTTCAGATCCCCTTAATAAGATACTGTCAACATTGTAAGAATCAATAATTGAGTGTCACATCTCAAATATACTCTGAAAACTAGAGTATGCCCAGAAAAAATGACCAGGATGGTGACAATTCTCCAAACCAGGTGGAAACAACTAAAAATGAATATacttaggcaaaaaaaaaaaaaaaagcagaaaacagagaaaaggtaTTATCATAGTCTTCAAATAGGGATGTTAAAGGGAAGAGGGAGTGTGTTGCTCATGTCAAAATGAGGCAAAAGCTAAAGGAGAGATTTCTGTTGAATGCAAGATCTTTGTACTGTTTAGAACTGCAGCTAATTCCTCTGTTTGATTTGTGAAATAGTGAGAGCCTACCACTCAAAATCCATTTGATAAGAAGCCAGAGAATGGATGAGTATCTGTTACCCTTGCCTGCACCTACAGGACTTGCCTAGTTCCTAGCACTGAGTAGTTGCTCAATAAgtgtttcaggccgggcgcggtggctcaagcctgtaatcccagcactttgggaggacgagacaggcggatcacgaggtcaggagatcgagaccatcctggctaacatggtgaaaccccgtctctactaaaaaaaatacaaaaaaatctagccgggcgaggtggcgggcgcctgtagtcccagctactcgggaggctgaggcaggagaatggcctaaacccgggaggcggagcttgcagtgagccgagatccggccactgcactccagcctgggcaacacagctagactccatctcaaaaaaaaaaaaaaaaagtgtttcataaaagaaaaaaaaaaggctaaactGGATTACCTTTGGGATGCCCTCCAACTCTGAAATGGAAGGACAGGGGATGCTTCTACTTTCAAACTAGGATAAGGCTTGATTGACAAGATGAGGCCTAGAGCCTGAAGGAGATGTTGCTGAATCTAAGGCCTCCCAAAGAAGAGCTTAAGGACCAAATCTGACAGACTGATTTTATCCATAGTTAAAAGTGGTTTGCTGTTTCATGATCATctcaggaaaaacaaagcaaaacaaaaaaatggcagCCTTCTGGCTACATCCAATACACAGATATTGTGGTATGCTTTTGTGTGCTAGGGGAGGTTTGGCATAGTGTTTCAATTAGAtgccaacattaaaaaaattagatttcaCCCCAAAAATCTAAATTTCAAGAATTACTTGGAAAAAATAAGTCTAGCAATGCTGGGCCTACTTTCCCACAAGGCAGCTGAGTAGTGGCCATCCACCTACTTGGGGATTGTGCTTTGCCATTTGCTGCAGACCCAACCACTCCCTGttactcctgggtatctaccacCATTTATCAACCCCAGCCTATTTCTTATGTAACCCTTTAAGCATCTGAGTTTCAATCACGATTATGGCTTTGGTTAGCAGATCCTGAAGTTTTAGCCAATCTCAGTACATAGAATTTCCATAACAAGCAAGAGCTCAAAGATTCTTACAGACATTATTATGCCCTCACAAAAACACCTACAGAACACATAAGTGatggaaaaattacttttttacaATAGGATGAACTGCcaatatttttagttaattacAATGAAAGACTTAAAACCCTATAAAAACCAACCTAGTGTATTTACTGGATGTTCCTCTGTTCTAGTAACATCACATGAATCACTGAAGCTTCCCAGCATTTTCCCTTCGTTCCTCTCCAACTCTGTATTTAAGGATATAGTTGGCCTAAAGTCATTCTCAAAGAAATAAGGGCTATGCTTGGATTGTTATGTATGTAACAGACAGAATGGAGATTTGTTTGGTTACTGCCATCAATATtctccaaaataattaaaaatttattatacttGGTGATGGATATTAATGAACTAAACCAACTTCAAAGCTAAGAAACACACTTCCTTCAAAAACtcaaatttcttcatttcttttctggagacagaatctcgctctatcgcccaggctggagtgcagtggcatgatctcagctctctgcaacctctgcctcctgggttcaagcaattctcctgcctcagccttccaagtagcttggattacaggtgtatgccaccacgcctggctaattttttgtattttagtagagacagagttttactgtgttgcccagactgctctcaaactcctgagctctggcaatctccccaccttggcctcccaaagtgctaggattacaggcgtgagccaccacacctggctcaaatttcttcatttctcctcCTCATAAATATTATCAAATGAACCAGTTATGGTTTGAGGGAGTCTCCTTTCAAAACATTTCCACAGcaaaatctactaaaaataagtagGATTTTTAGAATGAGTCATTGAATAACAAACTTTGCACATTATAGAAAAAAGATCAAATTGTCTGGGAGTTGAAAATCAAAATAGGAAAAATCAGACAAGTTCACAAGACTCCAACAAACCAGTTCACAAGACTCCaacaaacaagcaacaaacaagcaaaatgcTGAGAAATTCAAATTTCTTTAAAGAACTTCTTAGATTCTCCCTGATTATAGATTTTCCACGTAAAGTTTTTAAAGACCAAATTACCATATCTGTTTTCATTCTCAGACTTTTATAAATCAGAGTACAGAAAAGAGCACCTCAGTGTGAATAATGTTACAGTGTGAATCTTCCTTCTTCAGCTGGTCTGGAGTTTTACAACCAGGAATGAAAAGCAACATATTGGAAGTGTCTGCTATCTTCAAGTCGTATGTTTTGTCTTTACTGCACAGCACAGCTTGCTCGTCTTTATCACCACGAATCACAAGACTGTagcaaaatgggggaaaaatacATGATTTATTGACATTCCAGTAGACACTTTCATTAGAAACAGTTCTCAAACCCTCTAGGCTTACAGAACTTAGAATTAAGTTTTGATGCTGCCTCTGCCCCCTGCTAGCACAATGATGGATTCCACACAGCAAGCATTGGGCTAAGTGAGAGCCACACAGACGGCCCACCCAGAGCCTcattaaggaaaaataactaaagatGGGCAAGACAGATCCACAGAGGCCAAGAGGACAAATGGCACTACATGGCATCTTTGTGAAAACTGCTGGAAAGAACATAAGACAAAGCATCTTGAAGCCTCAGTCAAGCTGTCAAATTTTCTACAACATGCTAAAGTGGTACTTCTCAAATGTATGCACAGGCATCTTAGAGAATGTTGTTTAAAAGCAAAGTgggattcagtgggtctgggatGGGACCCAGGGtcctgtatttctaacaagctccccaAGAAAGGCCAAGCTGCTGCTCCTGGTACCACCCAAGTGTCGTCCTTGTTTTGTTCTGAGTATTCCCTCACAATCAAAACAGCACATCCTGGCCCAACCATAAGTTGTGTTGCCAAAAAATTGGGACCTTATGAAAAAAAGGATGCAATGgtgaatgaaaaatatgaaaaggataTGTTTACAAACTGGACTAAACCAAAGACTTTGACAAAGGGATTTTGTCACAGTTGAAGAAAAGCAAggacaccgtggctcatgcctgtaatcctagcactttaggaggctgaggccagaagattgcttgagagcaggagtttgagaccagcctgagaaacagagcaagaccccatctctacaaaagaaaaattttaaagttagctgggtgtggtggtgcacatctgaagtctcagctactcaggaagctggtgggaggatcacctgagcctgagtaGTCAC of Macaca fascicularis isolate 582-1 chromosome 8, T2T-MFA8v1.1 contains these proteins:
- the DSCC1 gene encoding sister chromatid cohesion protein DCC1 isoform X2; translated protein: MKRTREEVDATLQIAKLNAAELLPAVHCLGFGPGASGAAAGDFCLLELEPTLCQQLEDGHSLVIRGDKDEQAVLCSKDKTYDLKIADTSNMLLFIPGCKTPDQLKKEDSHCNIIHTEYTTEDLLDQIQASEEEIMTQLQVLNACEIGGYWRILEFDYEMKLLNHVTQLVDSESWSFSKVPLNTCLQELGPLEPEEMIEHCLKCYGKKYVDEGEVYFELDADKICRATAQMLLQNAVKFNLAEFQEVWQQSVPEGMITSLDQLKGLALVDRHSRPEIISLLKVDDLPEDNQERFNSLFSLREKWTEEDIAPYIQDLCGEKQTIGALLTKYSRSSMQNGVKVYNSRRPIS
- the DSCC1 gene encoding sister chromatid cohesion protein DCC1 isoform X3, with protein sequence MKRTREEVDATLQIAKLNAAELLPAVHCLGFGPGASGAAAGDFCLLELEPTLCQQLEDGHSLVIRGDKDEQAVLCSKDKTYDLKIADTSNMLLFIPGCKTPDQLKKEDSHCNIIHTEIFGFSNNYWELRRCRPKLKKLKKLLMENPYEGPDSQKEKDSNSSKYTTEDLLDQIQASEEEIMTQLQVLNACEIGGEVYFELDADKICRATAQMLLQNAVKFNLAEFQEVWQQSVPEGMITSLDQLKGLALVDRHSRPEIISLLKVDDLPEDNQERFNSLFSLREKWTEEDIAPYIQDLCGEKQTIGALLTKYSRSSMQNGVKVYNSRRPIS
- the DSCC1 gene encoding sister chromatid cohesion protein DCC1 isoform X1 produces the protein MKRTREEVDATLQIAKLNAAELLPAVHCLGFGPGASGAAAGDFCLLELEPTLCQQLEDGHSLVIRGDKDEQAVLCSKDKTYDLKIADTSNMLLFIPGCKTPDQLKKEDSHCNIIHTEIFGFSNNYWELRRCRPKLKKLKKLLMENPYEGPDSQKEKDSNSSKYTTEDLLDQIQASEEEIMTQLQVLNACEIGGYWRILEFDYEMKLLNHVTQLVDSESWSFSKVPLNTCLQELGPLEPEEMIEHCLKCYGKKYVDEGEVYFELDADKICRATAQMLLQNAVKFNLAEFQEVWQQSVPEGMITSLDQLKGLALVDRHSRPEIISLLKVDDLPEDNQERFNSLFSLREKWTEEDIAPYIQDLCGEKQTIGALLTKYSRSSMQNGVKVYNSRRPIS